In a single window of the Streptomyces sp. NBC_00353 genome:
- a CDS encoding MBL fold metallo-hydrolase, producing MSPQPSLPSWATWWQRPFPDANTLLLHGRQPALIDTGFVGHAEETAGWARAHAGEVGLVVNTHWHSDHVGGNALLQAHGAAVAAGALEAEAIRRRDPGCCAAEYLDQPVAPYTVDVPLDDGQVLRLGDTEWEVVRTPGHTPGHLALWQPEERLLVAGDALSDYDVGWVNLALDGLDAATTALASLNRMADLAPRVILPSHGPIPADPGAAFAAALRRAQRLVDDPDGTVWYGARRIFAFALMIRGGIPADDVEPYLHARDWLTDAARFLDLTPEALAAELVTTMLGSGAVVLRDGRLHAAADHTPVAAETLRVPYPRAWPVSEPR from the coding sequence GTGAGCCCGCAGCCGTCATTGCCGTCCTGGGCAACGTGGTGGCAGCGGCCGTTCCCGGACGCCAACACACTGCTGCTCCACGGACGGCAACCTGCCCTGATCGACACAGGGTTCGTGGGTCATGCCGAAGAGACGGCCGGCTGGGCCCGCGCGCACGCCGGGGAAGTCGGCCTGGTGGTGAACACCCACTGGCACTCCGACCACGTCGGCGGCAACGCCCTCCTCCAGGCGCACGGCGCGGCCGTCGCGGCCGGGGCACTGGAGGCCGAGGCCATCCGACGCCGGGACCCGGGCTGCTGCGCGGCCGAGTACCTGGACCAGCCGGTCGCCCCGTACACGGTCGACGTACCGCTCGACGACGGACAGGTCCTCCGGCTCGGGGACACCGAGTGGGAAGTCGTCCGGACCCCCGGGCACACACCTGGACATCTGGCGCTGTGGCAGCCGGAGGAGCGGCTGCTCGTGGCCGGGGACGCACTGTCGGACTACGACGTCGGCTGGGTGAACCTCGCCCTCGACGGGCTCGACGCGGCCACCACCGCGCTCGCTTCCCTCAATCGGATGGCCGACCTCGCCCCGCGGGTGATCCTGCCCTCCCACGGCCCGATCCCCGCCGACCCCGGTGCCGCCTTCGCCGCCGCCCTGCGCCGTGCGCAACGGCTCGTGGACGACCCGGACGGGACGGTCTGGTACGGCGCCCGGCGGATCTTCGCATTCGCCCTGATGATCCGCGGCGGCATCCCGGCCGACGACGTCGAGCCGTACCTGCACGCTCGAGACTGGCTGACCGACGCCGCCCGGTTCCTGGACCTCACGCCCGAGGCGCTCGCCGCCGAGCTGGTCACGACCATGCTCGGCAGCGGCGCCGTCGTTCTCCGCGACGGCCGCCTCCACGCCGCCGCCGACCACACCCCTGTGGCGGCCGAAACGCTGCGCGTGCCGTACCCGCGCGCATGGCCGGTTTCGGAGCCGCGCTGA
- a CDS encoding PaaI family thioesterase yields the protein MEDQTQQEQASPEVQKRIQDSFDCQGLMAHLGARITHIGPGRVHIVLPSRPEVTQQHGYFHAGATSAIADTAGGYAAYTLFPEDTEVLTVEYKINLLAPAVGEYLEAAGTVLKAGRTLTVCQLEVFGVTDDGERKLVANGQQTLIRVKRPEQ from the coding sequence GTGGAAGACCAGACGCAGCAGGAACAGGCGAGCCCCGAGGTGCAAAAGCGCATCCAGGACAGCTTCGACTGCCAGGGGCTGATGGCCCACCTCGGTGCACGGATAACCCACATCGGACCGGGGCGCGTGCACATCGTGCTCCCAAGTCGGCCCGAAGTGACCCAGCAGCACGGCTACTTCCACGCCGGCGCCACCAGCGCCATCGCCGACACCGCCGGCGGCTACGCCGCCTACACGCTGTTCCCCGAGGACACCGAGGTTCTCACTGTCGAGTACAAGATCAACCTCCTCGCGCCCGCGGTCGGTGAGTACCTCGAGGCGGCCGGAACGGTCCTGAAGGCCGGACGCACGCTGACCGTCTGCCAGTTGGAAGTGTTCGGCGTCACGGACGACGGCGAGCGGAAGCTCGTCGCCAACGGGCAGCAGACGCTGATCCGCGTGAAGCGGCCCGAGCAGTGA
- a CDS encoding LysE family translocator, translated as MTVRGAGISGLNPKALLLCFSLFPQFIDPAGGWPVAAQTGLLGTLHMTACALVYLAVGVLARSVLKTRPSAARAVTRVSGAMMIVIGGFLLVERLAG; from the coding sequence GTGACTGTCAGGGGTGCCGGGATCAGCGGCCTGAACCCCAAGGCGCTGTTGCTGTGCTTCTCGCTGTTCCCGCAGTTCATCGACCCCGCGGGCGGCTGGCCCGTCGCCGCGCAGACGGGCCTGCTCGGCACGCTCCACATGACGGCTTGTGCCCTCGTGTACCTCGCCGTCGGCGTGCTCGCCCGCAGTGTCCTGAAAACCCGGCCCTCGGCGGCCCGGGCGGTCACCCGCGTCTCTGGTGCCATGATGATCGTCATCGGTGGTTTCCTGCTGGTGGAACGCCTGGCCGGCTGA
- a CDS encoding PPOX class F420-dependent oxidoreductase: protein MTAFTDAQRAYLAGQRLGRMATVDPSGQPQANPVGFFLQADDTVLIGGHRMGASKKWRNLQANPKISLVVDDLASVTPWKPRFVEIRGTAELLTSSDALGPGFSPEVIRIHPHTVHSWGLDD, encoded by the coding sequence ATGACTGCCTTCACCGATGCTCAGCGTGCCTACCTGGCCGGCCAGCGGCTGGGTCGCATGGCCACTGTCGACCCCAGCGGCCAGCCGCAGGCCAACCCGGTCGGATTCTTCCTCCAGGCGGACGACACCGTTCTCATCGGCGGACACCGCATGGGCGCCTCGAAGAAATGGCGCAACCTGCAGGCCAACCCGAAGATCTCCCTCGTCGTCGACGACCTCGCGAGCGTGACGCCATGGAAGCCCCGCTTCGTGGAGATCCGCGGAACGGCTGAGCTGCTCACCAGCTCCGACGCCCTCGGTCCGGGTTTCAGCCCCGAGGTGATCCGCATCCACCCTCATACCGTTCACAGCTGGGGCCTCGACGACTGA
- a CDS encoding DUF6233 domain-containing protein: MSESGGISDLDKNRALADWLEWQLRRTRNRIRELEVADRQEQRADERAQAEQSWKIQPKLSRDTAMLHRGGCSLSPQLGFINREEAIIALNEPDIEACRICHPEKGLRAA; this comes from the coding sequence GTGTCCGAATCCGGCGGGATATCCGACCTGGACAAGAACCGCGCGCTGGCCGACTGGCTGGAGTGGCAGCTGCGCCGGACCCGGAACCGGATCCGTGAGCTGGAGGTCGCAGACCGGCAGGAGCAGCGTGCCGACGAGCGGGCGCAGGCGGAGCAGTCGTGGAAGATCCAGCCGAAGCTCTCCAGGGACACGGCGATGCTGCACCGCGGGGGCTGCTCCCTGTCACCCCAACTCGGGTTCATCAACCGCGAAGAGGCGATCATCGCGTTGAACGAACCCGACATCGAGGCATGCCGGATCTGCCATCCGGAAAAGGGCCTGAGGGCCGCATAG
- a CDS encoding ABC transporter ATP-binding protein, translated as MSLNLTDITLTYPDGVSRLTALDRVTLQVPEGSLTAVVGPSGSGKSSLLAVAATLIGPDTGTVTIDGTPTTGLTRGELTDLRRNKIGIVFQQPNLLPSLTAAEQLQVMAQIDGRNPRTAHNRAMELLDAVGLADQAGRRPHQLSGGQRQRVNIARALMNDPTVLLVDEPTSSLDHERGAVVIDLIIRLTHQQATATVLVTHDRTHLTAVDQVAEVHDGRLRLPTTAR; from the coding sequence ATGAGCCTCAACCTGACCGACATCACCCTCACCTACCCCGACGGCGTATCCCGCCTGACCGCACTGGACCGGGTCACCCTTCAGGTGCCCGAGGGCAGCCTGACCGCCGTCGTCGGCCCCTCCGGCTCCGGCAAGTCCAGCCTTCTCGCCGTCGCCGCCACCCTCATTGGCCCCGATACCGGCACCGTCACCATCGACGGCACGCCCACCACCGGCCTGACCCGCGGCGAACTCACCGACCTGCGCCGCAACAAGATCGGCATCGTCTTTCAGCAGCCCAACCTGCTGCCCTCCCTCACCGCCGCCGAACAGCTCCAGGTCATGGCACAGATCGACGGCCGCAACCCGCGCACCGCCCACAACCGGGCCATGGAACTGCTCGACGCCGTCGGCCTGGCCGACCAGGCCGGCCGGCGCCCCCACCAGCTCTCCGGCGGCCAGCGCCAGCGCGTCAACATCGCTCGCGCCCTGATGAACGACCCCACCGTTCTCCTGGTCGACGAACCCACCAGTTCCCTCGATCACGAACGTGGCGCCGTTGTCATCGACCTGATCATCCGCCTCACTCACCAACAGGCCACCGCGACCGTCCTGGTCACTCACGACCGCACCCACCTCACCGCGGTCGACCAGGTCGCCGAAGTCCACGACGGGCGTCTCCGCCTCCCCACCACCGCCCGATAG
- a CDS encoding ABC transporter permease: MFVAWRDLKFAKGRFALMGTVIVLITLLVGLLSGLTAGLGRQNISAITSLPADKITFGAPGEGEDPSYSNSTVTEKQWQQWAKTPGVSSAEPLGITTTKATAGSKSTGVSAFGVKPSSTLAPDSNKIDGHAVVLSTAAADGLGVAAGDTITLAGQKLTVAAVSGDASFSHTPVIWTSLDTWQKTAPPTGTAYGPTATVIALNTTSGTDLKAADQAAGTKTVSKDDSLSAIGSYTSENGSLQLMRGFLFAISALVIGAFFTVWTIQRSGDVAVLKALGASTANLLTDALGQALVLLAGGTLIGTGIAAGLGALVAGSAVPFLLTPTTALVPAAVTIALGALGAGLSIHRITSVDPLTALGSAR; encoded by the coding sequence GTGTTCGTCGCCTGGAGAGACCTGAAATTCGCCAAAGGGCGCTTCGCCCTGATGGGCACCGTCATCGTGCTGATCACCCTGCTGGTCGGGCTGCTGTCCGGACTGACCGCCGGGCTGGGCCGGCAGAACATCTCCGCGATCACGTCCCTGCCCGCCGACAAGATCACCTTCGGCGCGCCCGGCGAGGGCGAGGACCCGTCGTACTCGAACTCCACCGTCACCGAGAAGCAGTGGCAACAGTGGGCCAAGACGCCCGGCGTGAGCAGCGCCGAACCGCTGGGCATCACCACCACCAAGGCGACCGCCGGGAGCAAGAGCACAGGCGTCTCCGCCTTCGGCGTGAAGCCCAGCTCCACGCTCGCCCCCGACAGCAACAAGATCGACGGTCACGCGGTGGTCCTCTCGACCGCCGCCGCTGACGGCCTGGGCGTCGCGGCGGGCGACACCATCACCCTGGCCGGGCAGAAACTGACCGTCGCCGCGGTGAGCGGTGACGCCTCCTTCAGCCACACCCCCGTCATCTGGACCAGCCTCGACACCTGGCAGAAGACCGCACCTCCCACGGGCACCGCCTACGGGCCCACCGCCACCGTCATCGCCCTCAACACCACCTCCGGCACCGACCTCAAGGCCGCCGACCAGGCGGCGGGCACCAAGACGGTCTCCAAGGACGACTCGCTGTCCGCGATCGGCTCCTACACCTCCGAAAACGGCTCCCTGCAACTGATGCGTGGCTTCCTGTTCGCGATCTCCGCCCTGGTCATCGGCGCCTTCTTCACCGTGTGGACCATCCAGCGCAGCGGCGACGTCGCCGTCCTCAAGGCTCTGGGCGCCTCCACCGCCAATCTGCTGACGGACGCGCTCGGCCAGGCCCTTGTCCTGCTGGCCGGCGGCACCCTGATCGGCACCGGCATCGCCGCCGGCCTCGGCGCCCTGGTCGCCGGCAGCGCGGTGCCGTTCCTCCTCACCCCCACCACCGCCCTCGTTCCCGCCGCCGTGACAATCGCGCTGGGCGCGCTCGGGGCCGGCCTGTCCATCCACCGCATCACCTCCGTCGACCCACTGACCGCCCTGGGGAGCGCCCGATGA
- a CDS encoding sensor histidine kinase, with translation MNTTAPALTPTTRALAWCLHLLVIGLLALAAGRAVADGRPHAGWVVAAAAACGLVYAAGPLLPRVSRSRSAAALWLAAVGTVWLVLLALSADGVWLAFPLYFLELHLLARRAGLAAVAVTGLAAVAGFAAHQGTFSAAMAIGPALGAAVAVAVVWGYQALYLESEQRRHLIEELTATRADLAAAQHTAGVLSERERLAREIHDTLAQGLSSIQLLLRAAERALPGTPESAARYVDQARQAAVDNLAEARRFVAALGPPALEGTTLAGALERLCATTSARHRITARFHLTGDPLPLPTAHEVALLRITQSALGNTVRHAKATAAEVTLSYLGDHVVVDIVDDGHGFDPHHLPVPDPEAGGFGLAAMRARVHDLGGTLIIESTPGHGTALAAQLPLTPSAENEPEAHP, from the coding sequence GTGAACACCACCGCCCCCGCCTTGACCCCCACCACCAGAGCCCTGGCCTGGTGCCTGCACCTGCTGGTCATCGGCCTGCTCGCCCTGGCGGCCGGCCGGGCCGTGGCCGATGGCCGCCCGCACGCCGGGTGGGTCGTCGCCGCGGCCGCGGCATGCGGCCTCGTCTACGCGGCCGGCCCGCTGCTGCCACGCGTCAGCCGCTCGCGGTCGGCCGCAGCGCTGTGGCTGGCCGCTGTAGGCACTGTCTGGCTGGTGCTGCTGGCCCTGTCCGCCGACGGGGTGTGGTTGGCATTCCCGCTGTATTTTCTCGAGCTCCACCTGCTGGCCCGCCGCGCCGGACTGGCCGCCGTGGCGGTCACCGGGCTGGCCGCCGTCGCAGGCTTCGCCGCGCATCAGGGCACCTTCAGTGCTGCGATGGCGATCGGCCCGGCCCTCGGCGCCGCCGTGGCGGTGGCGGTGGTGTGGGGGTATCAGGCTCTGTACCTGGAGAGCGAACAACGCCGGCACCTGATCGAGGAGCTCACCGCCACCCGAGCCGATCTGGCTGCCGCCCAGCACACCGCCGGCGTGCTGTCCGAGCGCGAACGTCTGGCCCGCGAGATCCACGACACTCTGGCCCAGGGCCTCTCCAGCATCCAGCTGCTGCTGCGCGCCGCCGAACGCGCCCTGCCCGGCACCCCCGAAAGTGCCGCCCGCTACGTCGACCAGGCCCGCCAGGCCGCCGTCGACAACCTTGCCGAGGCCCGCCGCTTCGTCGCCGCCCTCGGCCCGCCCGCCCTGGAAGGCACCACCCTGGCCGGCGCTCTGGAACGCCTGTGCGCCACCACCAGTGCCCGCCACCGGATCACCGCCCGCTTCCACCTCACCGGCGACCCGCTACCGCTGCCGACCGCGCACGAGGTCGCACTTCTGCGCATCACGCAGTCTGCCCTCGGGAACACCGTCCGCCACGCCAAGGCCACCGCAGCCGAGGTCACCCTCAGCTACCTCGGCGACCACGTCGTCGTCGACATCGTCGACGACGGGCACGGCTTCGATCCCCACCACCTGCCCGTCCCCGACCCGGAGGCCGGGGGGTTCGGGCTGGCCGCCATGCGCGCCCGCGTCCACGATCTGGGGGGCACCCTCATCATCGAGTCCACTCCAGGTCACGGCACCGCCCTGGCCGCCCAGCTCCCTCTGACCCCCTCCGCCGAGAACGAGCCCGAGGCCCACCCGTGA
- a CDS encoding response regulator has translation MTDTPIRLLLADDHPVVRAGLRAVLETEAGIEVVAEAPTAEEAVARAAQGDIDVVLMDLQFGKGMNGAEATAAITARPQAPRVLIVTTYDTDADTLRAIEAGATGYLLKDAPPEDLAAAVRTAAAGRTTLAPTVADRLMNRLRTPGTTLTRRETEVLALVAVGLSNQAIGNRLHLTEGTVKSHLARIYVKLGVDSRTAAVATATELGLIRR, from the coding sequence GTGACCGACACCCCCATCCGCCTGCTCCTGGCCGACGACCACCCCGTCGTGCGCGCAGGGCTGCGCGCCGTGCTGGAGACCGAAGCCGGCATCGAAGTGGTGGCCGAAGCCCCAACCGCCGAGGAAGCCGTCGCCCGCGCCGCCCAGGGCGACATCGATGTCGTTCTCATGGACCTTCAGTTCGGCAAGGGAATGAACGGTGCCGAGGCCACCGCCGCCATCACCGCACGGCCCCAGGCCCCCCGCGTGCTGATCGTCACCACCTACGACACCGACGCCGACACCCTCCGCGCCATCGAAGCCGGCGCCACCGGCTACCTCCTCAAGGACGCCCCACCCGAGGACCTGGCCGCCGCCGTACGCACCGCCGCGGCAGGCCGCACCACACTGGCACCCACCGTCGCGGACCGGCTGATGAACCGACTGCGTACTCCCGGCACCACCCTGACCCGGCGCGAGACCGAAGTTCTCGCGCTGGTCGCCGTGGGCCTGTCCAACCAGGCCATCGGCAACCGGCTCCACCTCACCGAAGGGACGGTCAAGTCCCACCTGGCCCGTATCTACGTGAAACTCGGCGTCGACTCCCGAACCGCTGCCGTCGCCACCGCCACCGAACTCGGCCTCATCCGGCGATAA
- a CDS encoding FAD-dependent monooxygenase codes for MVTDVVIVGGGPNGLMLACELALAGVRPVVLEGLTAPSAEPKANGLLGQVVKVVERRGLYERLSGVPGPPQPNSAYFMFAAMGLNLSLLQESPIYGLPAPQQHIVQVLEERATELGVEIQRGHEVVGLSQDTEAVTVDVAGTDGTYRLRAQYVVGADGAHSITRKLSGIGFPGVSYDRRTNRTAHATVPATWVDPTTGALNLPGYGTVLPFLPHRTECGGFSYAPFPGHPPLVSTTEWDQPETQAPMSLDELGASIRRVLGADLPLSPPTGEGPHVLRRLTGGNTRVAEQFRDRRVFLIGDAAHVYASGGGPGLNLGLQDAVNLGWKLAAEIHGSAPPELLDSYDTERRQAAHRMVINAQAQAALTAPGSDVTALRELFTELLGHPNTVQHLADLTAGTDIRYDMAGPHAHPLVGRFAPDVELRTPAGAVRLAELTRTARPLLLDMTEDASVAGELAQWHDQVDIVIAQPQSPAPVATALLLRPDCYVAWAAASHRPDPADLDALRTATQRWFGAAEPARNGSENLRTT; via the coding sequence GTGGTCACAGATGTCGTCATCGTCGGAGGCGGCCCGAACGGGCTGATGCTGGCCTGTGAACTGGCCCTGGCCGGAGTCCGGCCGGTCGTCCTGGAAGGCCTGACCGCGCCGAGCGCGGAGCCGAAGGCGAACGGTCTGCTGGGTCAGGTCGTGAAGGTGGTCGAGCGCCGAGGGCTGTACGAGCGTCTCAGCGGCGTACCGGGGCCGCCGCAGCCGAACTCGGCCTACTTCATGTTCGCCGCGATGGGCCTGAACCTGAGCCTGCTGCAGGAGAGCCCGATCTACGGCCTGCCGGCACCGCAGCAGCACATCGTGCAGGTCCTGGAGGAGCGGGCCACCGAACTCGGCGTAGAAATCCAGCGAGGACACGAGGTCGTCGGTCTGTCGCAGGACACCGAGGCGGTCACCGTGGACGTCGCGGGAACGGATGGGACCTACCGGCTACGGGCCCAGTACGTCGTCGGTGCGGACGGCGCGCACAGCATCACGCGCAAACTGTCCGGTATCGGATTCCCCGGCGTCAGCTACGACCGCAGGACCAACCGGACGGCGCATGCCACGGTTCCGGCGACATGGGTGGATCCCACCACCGGCGCACTGAACCTACCCGGCTACGGAACCGTCCTGCCGTTCCTGCCCCATCGCACCGAGTGCGGAGGGTTCTCCTACGCGCCCTTCCCCGGCCACCCGCCACTTGTCAGCACCACAGAGTGGGACCAGCCCGAGACCCAGGCGCCGATGAGCCTCGACGAACTCGGGGCGAGCATCCGCCGCGTACTCGGTGCCGACCTGCCCCTGAGCCCGCCCACCGGCGAGGGACCACACGTGCTGCGCCGGTTGACGGGCGGCAACACCCGAGTGGCCGAACAATTCCGCGACCGCCGCGTGTTCCTGATCGGCGACGCCGCCCACGTCTATGCATCAGGGGGCGGCCCCGGACTCAACCTCGGCCTGCAGGACGCGGTCAACCTCGGCTGGAAACTCGCCGCCGAGATTCACGGCAGCGCCCCACCCGAACTGCTCGACAGCTACGACACCGAGCGCCGGCAGGCCGCCCACCGCATGGTCATCAACGCCCAGGCACAGGCCGCGCTGACTGCCCCGGGCAGCGACGTCACCGCGTTGCGCGAGCTGTTCACCGAACTCCTCGGCCATCCGAACACCGTCCAGCACCTCGCCGACCTCACCGCGGGCACCGACATCCGCTACGACATGGCCGGCCCCCACGCACATCCCCTGGTCGGCCGGTTCGCGCCGGACGTGGAACTGCGCACCCCGGCCGGGGCGGTCCGACTGGCAGAGCTCACCAGAACCGCACGGCCACTGCTGCTCGACATGACCGAAGACGCATCGGTTGCCGGGGAGCTCGCACAGTGGCACGACCAGGTGGACATCGTCATCGCGCAACCCCAGTCCCCCGCCCCTGTGGCCACCGCCCTGCTGCTGCGCCCCGACTGCTATGTGGCATGGGCAGCAGCCTCACACCGCCCCGACCCGGCCGACCTGGACGCCCTGCGGACCGCAACGCAGCGGTGGTTCGGCGCTGCCGAACCCGCCCGCAACGGGTCGGAAAACCTGCGAACGACGTGA
- a CDS encoding acyl-CoA-like ligand-binding transcription factor: MTQGDDAGGGLRARKKRETRVALSQATIRLCVQYGWDNVTVEDIAAAANVSVRTFRNYFSSKAEAIAASHLERMLRIADELRARPVTEPLWDSISFSVQAQFVPQGDSGAGSPRDQRWADGLRLMLAEPALQGEVVKANAAAQEELAKAIAERTGTDVARDVYPKLVAAVVGAGSAVAVERSLCADPPAPLALVLREVFDQVVAGLPAP; this comes from the coding sequence ATGACACAAGGAGACGACGCCGGCGGCGGTCTGCGGGCACGCAAGAAGCGGGAGACCCGGGTCGCGCTGAGTCAGGCCACGATCCGCTTGTGCGTCCAGTACGGGTGGGACAACGTAACGGTGGAGGACATCGCCGCCGCAGCGAATGTGTCCGTGCGCACCTTCCGCAACTACTTCTCCAGCAAGGCCGAGGCGATCGCCGCCAGCCACCTGGAGCGCATGCTGCGGATTGCCGACGAGCTGCGCGCGCGGCCGGTCACCGAGCCCCTGTGGGACTCGATCTCCTTCTCCGTGCAGGCCCAGTTCGTGCCGCAAGGCGATTCCGGCGCGGGGTCCCCCCGAGACCAGCGCTGGGCGGACGGGCTCCGGCTCATGCTGGCCGAACCGGCGCTGCAGGGGGAGGTCGTCAAGGCGAACGCAGCCGCACAGGAGGAGCTGGCCAAGGCGATCGCCGAGCGTACCGGTACCGACGTGGCCCGTGACGTGTACCCGAAGCTGGTTGCCGCGGTGGTCGGTGCCGGCAGTGCCGTGGCCGTGGAGCGCTCCCTGTGCGCGGATCCGCCCGCCCCGCTCGCCCTGGTGCTGCGCGAGGTGTTCGACCAGGTCGTCGCGGGCCTTCCCGCTCCGTAG
- a CDS encoding HAD family hydrolase — MTDVIFFDLDGTLVDHRSAVLETIGQIVQAAPNATAPSEELVTLWWTLEARHMREYLAGQCSFAEHHRRRLRSFLPMLGEPVPESPGLLDAWIAERYLTVFEESWRCYPDVQPCLETLKRLPRGPRLAVLTNGDPEQQRAKLARFGLLEYFEAVLTPTELGAAKPVAYATACRRMRTDPAEAVNVGDMLETDVNAAALAGLTGIWLDRGIDFVTGGPSPTADQTVLRIERLTDLPNHLSRTNA; from the coding sequence ATGACAGATGTGATCTTCTTCGATCTGGACGGCACCCTGGTCGATCATCGAAGCGCGGTCTTGGAAACGATCGGCCAGATCGTCCAGGCCGCACCGAACGCGACAGCTCCATCGGAGGAGTTGGTGACGTTGTGGTGGACGCTGGAGGCGCGCCACATGCGGGAATACCTTGCTGGTCAGTGCTCCTTCGCTGAGCACCACCGACGCAGGCTCCGTTCCTTCCTGCCGATGCTCGGCGAGCCGGTGCCTGAAAGTCCCGGCCTTCTGGATGCCTGGATCGCCGAGCGCTACCTCACCGTGTTCGAGGAGTCCTGGCGGTGCTATCCCGATGTCCAGCCATGCCTGGAGACCCTGAAACGGCTTCCCCGAGGACCGCGTCTGGCTGTTCTCACCAACGGGGACCCCGAGCAGCAGCGCGCCAAACTCGCCCGCTTCGGCCTCCTCGAATACTTCGAAGCCGTCCTGACTCCGACCGAGCTCGGTGCGGCCAAGCCCGTCGCCTACGCCACCGCCTGCCGGCGGATGCGGACGGACCCCGCGGAGGCGGTCAACGTGGGCGACATGCTGGAAACCGATGTAAACGCAGCAGCCCTCGCCGGTCTCACCGGCATCTGGCTGGACCGCGGCATCGACTTCGTCACCGGTGGACCATCGCCGACGGCAGACCAGACGGTGCTCCGCATCGAACGGCTCACCGACCTCCCCAACCACCTGTCACGCACGAACGCCTGA
- a CDS encoding DUF3626 domain-containing protein, producing the protein MRADTAVSLQERALRYVAASSRGEPLAHDLRVTMHFHPDRPAGNRPILAKMAEDGVYRSQFVTGTSNGGLTAHPGGDRWRWESHIFAGAYDDAAADQRPVYGALNYRRDPIGGAPRFGSSYFRLTAEALARTTFCYPDSSTEPSAFGVAAHCSLVELAEAEDLDALDCHIEAQIHGPVRFDRDVEALVLDPSYRSTAIESAARRLSCPIEWHPGFRLSVDELRHHPSYRGQEYVDLGTEIAVDGRLDPRIIGDAARTGLYALQDLKKVWHCLARFGKGDI; encoded by the coding sequence ATGCGTGCTGACACTGCTGTATCGCTTCAGGAGAGAGCTCTGCGATATGTCGCGGCTTCGTCCAGGGGAGAACCACTTGCTCACGACCTACGGGTGACGATGCATTTTCATCCCGATCGTCCAGCGGGGAACCGTCCCATCCTGGCCAAGATGGCGGAAGACGGTGTCTATCGCTCGCAGTTCGTGACAGGTACGAGCAACGGCGGTCTGACCGCACATCCCGGCGGGGATCGGTGGCGCTGGGAGAGTCATATCTTCGCCGGCGCATACGACGACGCTGCGGCCGACCAGCGTCCCGTGTACGGGGCGTTGAACTACCGTCGTGATCCGATCGGCGGCGCGCCGCGGTTCGGCTCCTCGTATTTCCGGCTCACCGCTGAGGCTCTTGCACGCACCACGTTCTGCTACCCCGACAGCTCCACCGAGCCTTCCGCCTTTGGTGTCGCCGCCCACTGCTCGCTCGTCGAACTGGCCGAGGCCGAGGATTTGGATGCCCTGGACTGTCATATCGAGGCACAGATTCACGGTCCGGTTCGGTTCGACCGTGATGTAGAGGCACTGGTGCTGGATCCCAGCTATCGAAGCACAGCGATCGAATCCGCAGCTCGCCGCTTGTCCTGCCCGATCGAATGGCATCCAGGTTTTCGGCTCAGCGTGGATGAACTGCGACACCATCCGAGCTATCGCGGACAGGAATACGTTGACCTCGGTACCGAGATCGCCGTTGATGGCCGGCTTGATCCGAGGATCATCGGCGACGCTGCTCGGACAGGCCTCTACGCCCTCCAGGATCTCAAGAAGGTTTGGCACTGCCTGGCACGCTTCGGTAAGGGCGACATCTGA